In the genome of Aequorivita sp. H23M31, the window ACATTTTATCTCGTAATTATTAAATCATAAAGCATCATTCGTAAATCGTAAATCATCCATTTACAATCCCAGAACGTCTTTCATTGTAAATATTCCCTTCTTTTCCTTCAGCCATTCTGCGGCCAAAATTGCACCCATTGCGAAACCTTCTCTTGAGTGAGCTTCGTGTTTAAGGGAAATAGTATCGATTTTTGAATCGTAGGAAACAATATGCGTTCCCTTGACATCTTTCTCTCTTTTAGCCGTGATTTTCAATTCACCCTCATCTTTACCGTCCAGCTTCCATTCTTTTTGATTGCTATGCCTTAAAATTTGTTCGGCGATAGTAATTGCTGTGCCACTTGGAGCATCTTTCTTTTCAACATGATGAATTTCCTCTATGGAAGCGGTATATTCTTTCCAAGAAGCAAATAACCCCGCCGCATATTCATTGATATTAAAAAACAGATTTACTCCGATACTGAAGTTTGACGCATAGATAAAGCTTCCGTTACGCTCTTTGCATAAATCCGTAATCTCATCAAAACTATCAAGCCATCCCGTAGTACCCGAGACTATTGGTATTCCTGCATTTATGGCCTTCGAAATATTTGCGACTGCCGCTTCGGGTGAAGAAAAGTCAATAGCTATATCTGCGTTCTCCAATTTTCCGTCAGAAGAATCCTTAGTATTTTTAAAGACAATGGAATGTCCTTTTTCCTCAGCCAATTTTTCAATTGTCCTTCCCATTTTGCCATAACCAAGGAGTGCTATTTTCATTTATCCATTTTTATAAACCTCTCTATTCTCTGTTCTTTGTGCTCTCTTAAGCTTCACTACCCACTGCTCTCTATCCAATTCTCTCCAGTCTCTCCTCTATCCACTACTTAAACCTATAAGTCAACGACAATCCATACTGCGGTTGTGCATTAAGCGGATTTAGTTCTAAATTTGGTTCTAGAGAAAGATCTTCTCTCACTTCATATTGTCGCAAATGAGCATCAACATTGGCATCTATAATATTCAGAATATAGAAGGCCGCGGTAACAATTATACTAACGCTTTTATTTTTTTGTGCCGATTTCTGGGCATTTATCAAACGATCATTGGAAATTATCGGTTCATTTCCATCTCCATAAAACTCATCATCCTTATATCCCGCCAGTCGCCTTTTATAAGCGTCACGAAACCTATTATAGTCCTCGTTCTGTTTTTTATAAAAATATACGCCCGATGCCATTCCGGCGTAAATAATAGGAATTTTCCAGTATTTCTTGTTATAAGCTTGTCCCAATCCAGGAAGTACTGTAGAATAAAAAGCAGCGCGGGATGGTGCTAAAGGATCGTATTCAATCTCTGAAAAAAGAGAATCATTTACAACAATAGCTTTTTTTTCCGTCTTCACTTTAAGGGAATCGGAAACCTGTGCAAACATGGGAGTTGCAAGGATTAAAAAAAAAATATATAGAAATTTATTTCTCACTTTGAATGAGCTTCAGAATACGATCGAAATCTGCTTGGTTCTTAAACGGAACAATTAATTGTCCTTTTCCAGATTTGGAAATTTTTATATCAACCGAGGTTTCAAAAAGATCTGTCAATTCTTTTTTTGCTCGTTTGGCAAAGGGTGGGGCAATTGTTTGTTTGGAAACTTTCTTTTGGTCTGGATTTTTAAAGACTCGAACCAAGGCCTCCGTTTCACGTACAGAAAGATTTTGACCCAGTATTTTCTCGTAAATATCCAATTGATCTCCTAAATCTTCCACATTAATAAGTGCGCGGCCGTGACCCATGCTTATAAAACCATCTCTCATTCCTGTTTGGATAATGGGATCAAGTTTTAGCAATCGCAAATAGTTGGCAATCGTGGATCGGTTCTTCCCTACTCTATCACTAAGTTCCTCTTGGGTAACATTTACCTCCTCAATCAATCTTTGGTAGGAAAGAGCAATCTCAATTGGATCCAAATCCTGTCTCTGGATATTCTCCACCAAAGCCATTTCCAGGGATTCCTGGTCATTTGCGATGCGGATATAAGCAGGAATAGTTGTTAATCCAACCAATTTTGAAGCGCGGAAACGGCGTTCCCCACTTACCAATTGGTATTTATCAAAATCAAGTTTACGTACAGTTATTGGCTGGATTACTCCCAACTCCTTAATAGAAGATGCAAGTTCCCGAAGTGATTCCTCGTTAAAACTGCTCCTTGGCTGAAAAGGGTTAACCTCGATGCTACCCAGATCTAATTCGACTATACTGCCCACAACTTTGTCGGCATTTTTGTCGTTAACAGATTTTATATCGTTGGAAGGATCTTTCAACAACGCCGAGAGACCTCGGCCAAGAGCTTGTTTTTTAGTCGCTTTCGCCATTAACTTTTTTCGTTTTTCTGAATTAGTTCTCGGGCCAAACTTAAATAATTCTCAGCTCCTTTACTAGCCGCATCATAACTGATTATGCTTTCACCATAGCTGGGCGCTTCACTTAAACGAACATTTCGCTGTATAATGGTATCAAAAACCATTTCGTCAAAATGCTTTTTAACCTCATCCACAACTTGGTTTGAAAGTCTAAGGCGTGAATCGTACATAGTCAATAACAGACCTTCGATATCCAGATCCTGGTTATGGATTCTCTGTACGCTTTTTATGGTGTTCAACAATTTCCCAAGACCTTCCAAAGCAAAATATTCACATTGAATGGGAATAATCACCGCGTCGGAAGCTGTTAGCGCATTTAGAGTTAAAAGTCCCAAGGATGGAGCGCAATCTATAATAATATAGTCATACTCCGCTTTTAAACCTTCCAATGCTTTTTTCAACATATATTCCCGGTTTTCTACATCTACCAGCTCTATTTCAATAGCTACAAGATCTATATGTGAAGGTATTAAATCCAAGTTAGGAGAATTGGTAGAAACAATTGCATCCTTGGCGCTTGCACTGTGTTCTAGCAACTGATATGTTCCAAGTTCCACAGACTCCACATCTATCCCCAATCCGGAAGTGGCATTGGCTTGTGGATCTGCATCAATAAGCAAAACTTTTTTCTCAAGAACGCCTAGTGACGCAGCTAAATTGACCGAGGTTGTGGTCTTGCCCACCCCTCCTTTTTGGTTTGCAATTGCAATAATCTTACCCATTAATTTCCTTGGAATTTTAGGGGTTAAAAGTACAATTAATTATGTGGATAGAAAATCATTTTTGTTAACACGGAGTTGTAAACACGGAGTAGAAGCATAAACAGTAAACTCCAAACAACAAACCATAAACTGTTATTTAGACTTTTTAGATCGGATCATGGCCTCCAGCATATCCCACATCTGTTCTGGAATTTCCTCTAAAAGGTTGAATTGTCCCGCGCCTTTTAACCATTCTCCCCCATCGATTACCACAACCTCTCCGTTTATATAAGCAGAGAAATCGGATATAAGATATGCCGCAAGATTGGCAAGTTCCTGATGATCCCCTACACGCTTGAGAGGCACTTTTTGGGCAAGATCAAATTTTTCCCTTAAGTCGCCGGGAAGCAATCTGTCCCAAGCACCTTTGGTTGGAAATGGTCCTGGAGCAATGGCATTAAAACGGATTCCATATTTTGCCCATTCCACGGCAAGTGATCTTGTTAAAGCAAGAACGCCTGCTTTTGCAGTTGCGCTGGGAACAACATATGCAGAGCCTGTAAATGCGTAAGTTGTAACAATATTCAAAACCGCCTTGTTCGTTTCTTTTTGGTCGATCCAACGTTTCCCAAAGGCAAGTGTACAGTTCTTTGTTCCTTTTAAAACGATGTCTATAATAGTATCAAAGGCATTGGCAGAAAGTCTTTCGGTAGGCGAAATAAAATTTCCTGCAGCATTGTTCAATAAAGCATCTACCGTTCCAAACGCTTTTAAAGAGGCTTGAACCATTGCTTCTACTTCATCATAATTTCTAACATCGCATTGTACTGGTAGCACTTTACCGCCAGTTTGTGCTTCCAGCTCTTCTTTTACCGCCTGCAATTTTTCCAGGTTTCGCGAAGTAATTACCACATTGGCACCCAATTCCAGAAAGTAAGTTGTCATCGCTTTGCCCAAACCACTGCCTCCACCAGTTACTACTATTGTTTTTCCCTTTAGCGCGTCATCGCGAAGCATTTTTGCTGAATAGTCCATATTGTAAATTTGATCTGTAAAAATACGAATATTAAGTATCTCTATTGTTCAAAAAGGAAATAGGGTTGTTCCGTAGTATTTTTGCCTTACTAAAATCTCCAAAGCTTCATCTGAAAAGAATATATTAAAAACTTTCCGGTTTTTTGAATCAATAACTTACCTCTCGAGTTTTAAAACTTGGGGATAGATTACATAAAAAATAACACACCGGTTTTGCTGGGGCTTGTATATGGAGTGTTATAAACAACAACGTCCCGGTCCAGGTTTTAACAGCGCATAAATGGTTGTGGCGCCGAACAGAATGAGCCTGTTTGTTTTAAAAAATAGAACTTCCATTTATTTTTCTCCGTACCAAGGAAAATGACTATTTTTGCACGCAAATTTAACACGCTCCCAGCCGAATGCAGGAAGCCTAAAAAATCACAATTATGAGTTTTGATGACGTTTATGAAAAAGAACTGTCCTTTCAAACCGATCGCCGAAAAGCAGCGGTAGAATTTATTAAAATCATTAGCGATCTTTGGTACGATAAGTCCATTGAATTGGTACTTTTCCGCAACCAGCTTATCGATTGCAATGTGAGTGAAATACTTAGTCTCCATGAATATGCTGGCGAGTTTGTGCAAAAACCTATCTCCATTTTTGATTCTGTAGAGATTGCCCAGGCTATTAAAACTTTGGATCTTCCACCTGCGAAACTGGATATCGGGAAGCTGACTTACGAATTCCATTTAGAGGACGATAAATACTCAAATGCAATGGCATTTGTTTCAGACAAATTAAAAAACGCCAAGGAATTTAAGGGTATCGTTCCTAAAGATGTAGTTCTTTACGGTTTCGGTAGAATTGGTAGATTATTAGCGCGTGAGCTTATGACCCGAACAGGTCAAGGAAACCAACTTCGTCTTCGTGCTATTGTGGTGCGTGGAAAAACAGATGAAACAGTACTGGAAAAAAGAGCTTCCTTGCTTCAGCATGATTCAGTTCACGGCGAATTTCTAGGAACTGTTTCTGCAGATGTAGAAAACAATGCACTTATTATCAACGGCACAACCGTTCATATAATTTCAGCGGACAACCCGGATGAAATTGATTATACAAAATACGGAATAGAAGATGCTTTGGTAATTGATAATACAGGCGCTTTCCGCGATGACGAAGCTTTGGGAAGACATATGAAAGCCAAAGGTGTTTCAAAGGTTTTACTTACCGCGCCTGGAAAAGGAGTTCCAAATATTGTATTTGGGGTTAACCATAAAGAGTATGATCCGAATACTGTTGATATTTTTTCTGCGGCCTCTTGTACAACCAATGCCATTACACCCATCCTAAAAGTTGTTGAAGATACTTGGGGAGTTGTTCGCGGACACTTGGAGACTATTCATGCTTATACCAACGACCAGAATTTGGTTGACAATATGCACAAAAAATACCGTCGAGGTAGAGCTGCTGCATTAAATATGGTAATAACCGAAACCGGTGCTGGTAGCGCCGTTGCTAAAGCGCTTCCAAGTCTGGCCGGAAAACTGACCTCCAATGCCATTCGAGTTCCAGTTCCAAACGGTTCGTTGGTGGTTCTAAACCTGGAGGTTTCAAAACCTGCTTCTGTTGAGGAAATAAATTCTACAATGAAAAAATATGCCTTGGAAGGCAATTTGGTAGAGCAAATTAGATATGGCATCAGCAATGAGCTAGTATCAAGCGATATCGTGGGAACTGCCCAACCAGCTATTTTTGACAGCAACGCAACTATCGCAACGGAAGATGGAAAGAATATGGTCCTGTATGTTTGGTATGATAACGAATATGGTTACAGCCATCAGGTAATGCGACTGGCAAAATATATTGCTCAGGTAAGAAGATTTACTTATTATTAGTAAATAAAGTAAATTACCGTAGAATTCGATTAATTGAACAAAAAACCCTAAACAGTATGTGAAGGGTTTTTTTTATTTAGATAATTAGAGCTTAATTATCCTAGGAAATTTTTGTTGGCGACTTTTTTGAAAATGGGATGCTAGATGGACTTTCAAATTGAGAGATTTAACAGCTAATGAAATTTTAAAAATATCCAAGAACCCTTTACTTACAAATCTCAATGTTTTTAAGCTATATAACTGCTCAAACTCATTAGGTCGAAATGATAAAACTTCCTGCTCTTACTACTCCTGAGAGCTTGAGGAATATTAAAGCTACTCGTTATTTATATGTACGCCACACTCAAGCATTGGACAATCTCAATGGACCATCCAATAAAATGGATATACGAAACAACATAGGCTATCCGATTTTTGTGCTTTACAGCAATTGTTCACAACTGTTCCACCTAATGAATACTCTATGGCTGGCAACGCTTATAATCCCAGTATTCAAGATATTGTTGATGATTGTAGACTATAGGTAAAGAAAAAAAAATCCAAGTGAAATCCCAGTTGAAAAGGATCGCGTAATTACTCCCACGAAATTCGATTTACATTTTCGAAAATCCAGTGTTTTTGGCAACGGGATTTTTTATTTACATTTGAAAAATCCAACATTTTTAATATAGATTATGCGAATTTCTTTCAACTATTGCCTCAGCCTCCTTTTATTAATTTCAGTTTTAACTTTAAATTCCTGTTCCAAGG includes:
- the dapB gene encoding 4-hydroxy-tetrahydrodipicolinate reductase, which encodes MKIALLGYGKMGRTIEKLAEEKGHSIVFKNTKDSSDGKLENADIAIDFSSPEAAVANISKAINAGIPIVSGTTGWLDSFDEITDLCKERNGSFIYASNFSIGVNLFFNINEYAAGLFASWKEYTASIEEIHHVEKKDAPSGTAITIAEQILRHSNQKEWKLDGKDEGELKITAKREKDVKGTHIVSYDSKIDTISLKHEAHSREGFAMGAILAAEWLKEKKGIFTMKDVLGL
- a CDS encoding DUF5683 domain-containing protein, with the translated sequence MKTEKKAIVVNDSLFSEIEYDPLAPSRAAFYSTVLPGLGQAYNKKYWKIPIIYAGMASGVYFYKKQNEDYNRFRDAYKRRLAGYKDDEFYGDGNEPIISNDRLINAQKSAQKNKSVSIIVTAAFYILNIIDANVDAHLRQYEVREDLSLEPNLELNPLNAQPQYGLSLTYRFK
- a CDS encoding ParB/RepB/Spo0J family partition protein — encoded protein: MAKATKKQALGRGLSALLKDPSNDIKSVNDKNADKVVGSIVELDLGSIEVNPFQPRSSFNEESLRELASSIKELGVIQPITVRKLDFDKYQLVSGERRFRASKLVGLTTIPAYIRIANDQESLEMALVENIQRQDLDPIEIALSYQRLIEEVNVTQEELSDRVGKNRSTIANYLRLLKLDPIIQTGMRDGFISMGHGRALINVEDLGDQLDIYEKILGQNLSVRETEALVRVFKNPDQKKVSKQTIAPPFAKRAKKELTDLFETSVDIKISKSGKGQLIVPFKNQADFDRILKLIQSEK
- a CDS encoding ParA family protein, producing the protein MGKIIAIANQKGGVGKTTTSVNLAASLGVLEKKVLLIDADPQANATSGLGIDVESVELGTYQLLEHSASAKDAIVSTNSPNLDLIPSHIDLVAIEIELVDVENREYMLKKALEGLKAEYDYIIIDCAPSLGLLTLNALTASDAVIIPIQCEYFALEGLGKLLNTIKSVQRIHNQDLDIEGLLLTMYDSRLRLSNQVVDEVKKHFDEMVFDTIIQRNVRLSEAPSYGESIISYDAASKGAENYLSLARELIQKNEKS
- a CDS encoding SDR family oxidoreductase; amino-acid sequence: MDYSAKMLRDDALKGKTIVVTGGGSGLGKAMTTYFLELGANVVITSRNLEKLQAVKEELEAQTGGKVLPVQCDVRNYDEVEAMVQASLKAFGTVDALLNNAAGNFISPTERLSANAFDTIIDIVLKGTKNCTLAFGKRWIDQKETNKAVLNIVTTYAFTGSAYVVPSATAKAGVLALTRSLAVEWAKYGIRFNAIAPGPFPTKGAWDRLLPGDLREKFDLAQKVPLKRVGDHQELANLAAYLISDFSAYINGEVVVIDGGEWLKGAGQFNLLEEIPEQMWDMLEAMIRSKKSK
- a CDS encoding glyceraldehyde-3-phosphate dehydrogenase, which produces MSFDDVYEKELSFQTDRRKAAVEFIKIISDLWYDKSIELVLFRNQLIDCNVSEILSLHEYAGEFVQKPISIFDSVEIAQAIKTLDLPPAKLDIGKLTYEFHLEDDKYSNAMAFVSDKLKNAKEFKGIVPKDVVLYGFGRIGRLLARELMTRTGQGNQLRLRAIVVRGKTDETVLEKRASLLQHDSVHGEFLGTVSADVENNALIINGTTVHIISADNPDEIDYTKYGIEDALVIDNTGAFRDDEALGRHMKAKGVSKVLLTAPGKGVPNIVFGVNHKEYDPNTVDIFSAASCTTNAITPILKVVEDTWGVVRGHLETIHAYTNDQNLVDNMHKKYRRGRAAALNMVITETGAGSAVAKALPSLAGKLTSNAIRVPVPNGSLVVLNLEVSKPASVEEINSTMKKYALEGNLVEQIRYGISNELVSSDIVGTAQPAIFDSNATIATEDGKNMVLYVWYDNEYGYSHQVMRLAKYIAQVRRFTYY